In a single window of the Nicotiana tomentosiformis chromosome 8, ASM39032v3, whole genome shotgun sequence genome:
- the LOC138897868 gene encoding uncharacterized protein, which translates to MRFASVSTEYEDFAFCVNSCGLFDLGYKGSPFTWWNDRPNAECIFKWLDRIFVTLPFHNLFPNIEVEHLIRTGSDHAPLLMRCGEDAMQFVKPFKFLNFWTKHDKFKDFVKQNWVAGFIGDPFLMLKQKLKRVKIVLSQWSKLTYGDIFKQLAIR; encoded by the coding sequence ATGAGGTTTGCCAGTGTATCCACTGAGTATGAAGATTTTGCCTTTTGTGTGAACTCTTGTGGACTGTTTGATCTTGGATACAAAGGGAGTCCTTTCACTTGGTGGAATGATAGACCAAATGCAGAATGCATCTTTAAGTGGTTAGACAGAATTTTTGTCACTCTTCCTTTCCATAATCTTTTCCCAAATATTGAGGTTGAGCACCTTATAAGGACTGGATCTGATCATGCCCCTTTGTTGATGCGTTGTGGGGAAGATGCTATGCAGTTTGTTAAACCTTTCAAGTTCCTCAATTTCTGGACTAAGCATGATAAATTCAAGGATTTTGTAAAGCAGAATTGGGTGGCAGGCTTCATTGGAGATCCATTCCTAATGTTAAAACAGAAGTTGAAGAGAGTAAAGATTGTCCTATCTCAATGGAGTAAACTTACATATGGTGATATCTTCAAGCAGCTTGCTATTAGGTAG
- the LOC138897869 gene encoding uncharacterized protein: MVRDCSRLRRGAPPQTTHAPRIPQGPNASQVVVTIPVAALPAQPARGGGQVSRGCPRGGGQARCYAFLGKNEAVASSAVITGISRDSLSSPVCVCTSVRDSIIVDIVYQSYLVVIGGFETRIDLLFLSMVDFDVILGMHWLSPYHAIIDCHAKTVTLVMLYLPQLEWKDTLDYIPSRVVSFLKAQRMVGKGCDAYLAFVRDLNVDTPTVESVLLMLPIGLGSYTVYYDASRVGLDAVLMQDGRVIAYASRKLKAHEKNYHVHDLELAAIVHVLKIWRHYLYSVPCEDMVQHGDAKEVSIGDDGVLQMQGRLCVPNVDGLCEMILQEAHNSQYSIHPGVAKMYQDLRQHYWWMRMMKDIVEYVARCLNCQQVKYEYQRPGGLLQRLEIPE; encoded by the exons ATGGTAAGGGACTGctccagactcaggaggggtgcacctccacagactactcatgCTCCACGTATCCCACAGGGTCCCAATGCTTCTCAAGTCGTGGTTACCATACCAGTTGCCGCtctacctgcacagccagctagaggtggaggtcaggtaagtaggggttgccctagagggggaggccaggccagatgttatgcATTTTTGGGTAAGAATGAGGCAGTTGCATCAAGcgcagttatcacag gtatatctcgtgattctttgagttctcctgtttgTGTGTGCACGTCTgtgagagattctattattgttgacatTGTGTATCAGTCgtatttagttgttattggtggttttgagaccagaattGATCTATTgtttctcagtatggtagactttgatgttattttgggcatgcactggttgtcaccctatcatgctattattgattgtcacgccaaaacggtgACGCTGGTTATGCTATATTTACCGCAGTTGGAGTGGAAGGATActttggattatattcctagtagagttgtgtccttccttaaggcacaacggatggttgggaaggggtgtgatgcatacctagcctttgtgagagatctcaatgttgatactcctaccgttgagtcagttctg ttgATGTTGCCAAtaggtttggggtcttacactgtgtactatgatgcatcacgtgttggcctcgacgcagtgttgatgcaagacggtagggtgattgcctacgcgtctagaaaGCTGAAGgcgcatgagaagaattatcatgtccacgacctggaattagcagctattgttcatgtcttgaagatttggcggcattatttgtacagtgtcccttgtgag gacatggtacagcacggcgatgccaaagaggtatctattggagatgacggcgTGTTGCAGATGCAGGGCCGATTATgcgtgcccaatgtggatgggttatgtgagatgattcttcaggaggcccacaattcgcaatactccattcatccgggtgtcgctaagatgtatcaggatttgaggcagcactattggtggatgaGAATGatgaaagacatagtggaatatgtagctcggtgcctaaattgtcaacaggtgaagtatgagtaccagaggccaggtgggttgcttcagaggcttgagattcccgagtag